From the Maioricimonas rarisocia genome, one window contains:
- a CDS encoding DUF1501 domain-containing protein, with the protein MTRRSFLGHASMGIGAAAASTMLSPTPTAAMDASALGGLPGLPHFAPKARRVIFLCMAGGPSHLETFDYKPELERMDGQPMPQSFTSGQPIAQLQGQELKCLGPQYKFRRHGESGQEVADIIPNIASIADDIAIIRSMHTDQINHDPAHTVMNTGTSISGRPSMGAWVTYGLGTESQDLPGFLVLTSVGGRNPQPIASRQWGAGFLPSRFQGVEFYSKGDPVHYVRNPAGVSRGQQQQLVESINRLNELRYQQVANPEIETRIAQMELAFRMQQSIPELMDFSDEPRHVLESYGTEGSDGSFAANCLLARRLAERGTRFIHLYHRGWDHHGDLKRYMDICCNLCDGPSAALVKDLKERGMLEDTLVIWGGEFGRTPMFQGKGKDPGRDHHIRGFSMWMAGGGVKGGVTYGATDELGYNAVEKPVHVRDLHATMLHLLGINHHRLSVKFQGLDTKLTGVEEAHVVKDVIG; encoded by the coding sequence ATGACGCGGCGGTCCTTTCTGGGACATGCCTCAATGGGGATTGGTGCGGCGGCGGCTTCGACGATGCTGTCGCCGACGCCGACCGCTGCGATGGATGCGAGCGCTCTGGGCGGACTGCCCGGGTTGCCGCACTTCGCTCCCAAAGCGCGGCGGGTCATTTTCCTCTGCATGGCGGGGGGGCCATCGCATCTGGAGACGTTCGACTACAAGCCGGAACTGGAGCGGATGGACGGGCAGCCGATGCCTCAGTCCTTTACGAGCGGACAGCCGATCGCCCAGCTTCAGGGACAGGAACTGAAGTGTCTGGGACCGCAGTACAAGTTCCGCCGGCACGGCGAGTCGGGGCAGGAGGTCGCGGACATCATCCCGAACATCGCCAGCATCGCGGATGACATTGCGATCATCCGTTCGATGCATACGGATCAGATCAATCACGATCCGGCTCATACGGTGATGAATACCGGGACGTCGATTTCGGGGCGGCCCAGCATGGGGGCGTGGGTGACGTACGGACTGGGGACCGAGAGCCAGGATCTGCCAGGCTTCCTCGTGCTGACCAGCGTCGGGGGCCGCAATCCGCAGCCGATCGCCTCGCGGCAGTGGGGGGCCGGCTTTCTGCCCAGCCGGTTTCAGGGGGTGGAGTTTTATTCGAAGGGAGATCCGGTTCACTACGTGCGGAACCCGGCCGGCGTGTCACGAGGCCAGCAGCAGCAGTTGGTCGAGTCGATCAACCGGCTGAACGAGCTGCGGTATCAGCAGGTGGCCAACCCCGAAATCGAGACCCGCATCGCGCAGATGGAGCTGGCGTTCCGGATGCAGCAGTCGATTCCGGAACTGATGGACTTCTCCGACGAACCGCGGCACGTCCTCGAAAGCTACGGCACCGAAGGGAGCGACGGCAGCTTCGCGGCGAACTGCCTGCTGGCCCGGCGACTGGCCGAGCGTGGGACGCGATTTATCCACCTCTATCATCGTGGCTGGGATCATCACGGTGATCTGAAGCGGTACATGGACATCTGCTGCAACCTGTGTGACGGTCCCTCGGCGGCGCTGGTGAAGGATCTGAAGGAACGGGGGATGCTCGAAGACACGCTCGTCATCTGGGGTGGCGAGTTCGGGCGAACGCCGATGTTCCAGGGGAAAGGGAAGGATCCCGGCCGCGATCACCACATCCGGGGCTTTTCGATGTGGATGGCGGGGGGCGGCGTGAAGGGAGGCGTCACCTACGGCGCGACGGACGAACTGGGCTACAACGCCGTCGAGAAGCCGGTTCACGTCCGCGATCTGCACGCAACGATGCTGCATCTGCTGGGGATCAATCACCATCGGCTGTCGGTGAAGTTCCAGGGGCTGGACACGAAGCTGACGGGAGTCGAAGAGGCGCACGTGGTGAAGGACGTGATTGGGTAG
- a CDS encoding DUF2293 domain-containing protein, which produces MPDQTRVVGPGPAERTVVTEQGKVLEVPAEWELLPPGDAGLTRRVKAAGPSWTVKEKKGRRTFSRGVWAPAERIARIRAELEAERSTESYAKRRAADAARREKKQAEYVEDFGGAVLQFLDFAPEYAELAERLSVAVTAHATPVGSGTVARTERIPIEQRAESAVIAWMRHQTTAYDNMKIPRVKGKRREVRRMLAARSRLLLESYRQGRAVDPATCPLQRALIASAPENPF; this is translated from the coding sequence ATGCCAGATCAGACACGCGTTGTGGGACCGGGACCGGCTGAGCGAACTGTTGTGACAGAGCAGGGGAAGGTGCTCGAGGTTCCCGCGGAATGGGAGCTGCTGCCGCCGGGGGATGCCGGCCTGACCCGGCGGGTCAAGGCGGCCGGTCCGAGCTGGACGGTGAAGGAAAAGAAGGGTCGGCGGACGTTCTCGCGGGGTGTGTGGGCGCCGGCGGAGCGGATTGCACGGATCCGGGCGGAGCTGGAGGCAGAGCGTTCCACGGAGAGCTATGCGAAGCGGCGGGCAGCAGATGCCGCCCGACGGGAGAAGAAGCAGGCGGAGTACGTCGAGGATTTCGGTGGGGCAGTGCTGCAGTTTCTCGACTTCGCCCCCGAGTATGCCGAGCTGGCAGAACGGCTGAGCGTGGCGGTGACGGCCCACGCGACACCAGTCGGCAGCGGAACGGTGGCACGGACGGAGCGGATCCCGATCGAGCAGCGGGCGGAGTCGGCGGTGATCGCGTGGATGCGGCATCAGACGACCGCCTACGACAACATGAAGATCCCCCGCGTGAAAGGAAAGCGGCGGGAGGTCCGGCGGATGCTGGCGGCACGGTCGCGGCTGTTGCTGGAGAGTTATCGGCAGGGACGGGCGGTCGATCCGGCGACGTGTCCGCTGCAGCGGGCACTGATTGCCAGCGCTCCGGAGAATCCGTTCTGA
- a CDS encoding IS4 family transposase, with protein sequence MLGSDVLDRFVDEAPVCVMVRACLENILAPQRLDQLFREHSETQYERELTFSSLVELMSLVVCRIEPTVHAAFQRKKESMPVSVKALYDKLSGVEPQVSQALVRHIAQGAGNVMANWNSRTPLLKGYHTRVIDGNHITGTDHRLKELREDGAAALPGVAVAVLDPDRGLIEDVLVAEDVYTQEVKLAAPIFEQVQPKDLIIADRHYCTSGVLFGIKDRDGCFLMRQHMGHLRWELIGERRCKGPAENGLLYEQTMQLTDPDTGKRMEIRRITLELDKPVRGGDTELHLLTNLPPQAADAEQVAALYRKRWTIETAFQHITTSLCCELNTLGFPRAALFSFCMAVACFNVFALVPAAMAHVHGHEWVDDNVSLYYLTEELSGTYRGMMIALPPEEWSGFRELPALRLAETLVELVGRAKLSRYQKHKRKSKKRSRREYAPKKHVSTAQKLKARAAKKSAKKKTGKVKRKPPT encoded by the coding sequence ATGCTCGGCTCAGACGTGCTCGATCGGTTTGTGGACGAGGCCCCCGTCTGCGTGATGGTGCGGGCCTGCCTCGAGAACATCCTCGCCCCGCAGCGGCTCGATCAGCTGTTCCGGGAACACTCCGAAACGCAATATGAGCGCGAACTGACGTTCTCCAGCCTCGTCGAACTCATGTCCCTGGTCGTCTGCCGCATCGAACCCACCGTTCACGCCGCCTTCCAGCGGAAAAAGGAGTCGATGCCCGTTTCCGTCAAGGCCCTGTACGACAAGCTCAGCGGCGTCGAACCGCAGGTCTCGCAGGCTCTGGTGCGGCACATCGCCCAGGGAGCCGGCAACGTCATGGCCAACTGGAATAGCCGCACACCACTGCTGAAGGGCTATCACACCAGGGTGATCGACGGCAATCACATCACCGGGACCGACCATCGGCTCAAGGAGCTGCGTGAAGACGGGGCCGCAGCCCTGCCCGGCGTGGCCGTCGCGGTGCTCGATCCGGATCGCGGGCTGATCGAAGACGTGCTCGTCGCCGAAGATGTCTACACGCAGGAGGTCAAGCTGGCCGCCCCCATCTTCGAGCAGGTGCAGCCGAAGGATCTGATCATTGCCGACCGGCACTACTGCACCAGCGGGGTGCTGTTCGGCATCAAGGACCGGGATGGCTGCTTCCTGATGCGCCAGCACATGGGACACCTCCGCTGGGAGCTGATCGGCGAGCGTCGCTGCAAGGGGCCGGCGGAGAACGGCCTGCTGTATGAACAGACCATGCAGCTGACGGACCCCGACACCGGCAAGAGAATGGAGATCCGCAGGATCACCCTCGAACTGGACAAGCCCGTGCGTGGCGGCGACACGGAGCTGCACCTGCTGACCAACCTGCCGCCGCAGGCTGCCGATGCCGAGCAGGTGGCGGCTCTGTACCGCAAACGGTGGACGATCGAGACGGCCTTTCAGCACATCACGACCTCGCTGTGCTGCGAGCTGAACACGCTGGGTTTTCCGCGGGCAGCGCTGTTCTCGTTCTGTATGGCGGTGGCGTGCTTCAACGTATTTGCGCTGGTGCCGGCGGCGATGGCGCACGTGCACGGCCATGAGTGGGTCGACGACAACGTGTCGCTGTATTACCTGACGGAGGAACTGAGCGGCACCTACCGAGGTATGATGATTGCGTTGCCGCCGGAGGAGTGGTCCGGTTTTCGGGAACTTCCCGCCTTGCGGCTGGCCGAGACGTTGGTGGAGCTCGTCGGCCGGGCGAAGCTGTCTCGGTACCAGAAGCACAAGCGGAAATCGAAGAAGCGGTCCCGCCGTGAGTATGCTCCGAAGAAGCACGTTTCGACGGCCCAGAAGTTGAAGGCCAGGGCCGCGAAGAAATCGGCGAAGAAGAAAACGGGCAAGGTGAAGCGGAAGCCGCCGACCTGA
- a CDS encoding DUF4185 domain-containing protein, translating to MLSILELTLALALTAAPQPEYFTIRVVDADTGRGVPLVELTTVNNIRLVTDSNGIAAFHEPGLMNRQIWFNIRSHGYEFPADGLGYRGRRLTTVPGDDATLEINRLNIAERLYRVTGAGIYRDSILVGRETPLRQPLLNAQVFGSDSVVNAVYRGKIYWFWGDTNRPSYPLGNFHVPGATSLLPADGGLDPERGINLDYFTDEDGFASETCHMPGDGPTWIDGLTVVRDEAGDERMFARYGKVRPPLTIYERGLVQFDDDQQKFEKVQTFPDDAFLMPDWHPVHHEMEGTDYVLYGRQIPLVRVRATAEAVQDLSQYEAYTCFTQGSRPDSYTLDRDQAGALRFAWRKNTLAPTPDLEKELLEQGKLSEEETLFRLTDVETGKPVRIHSSSVARNDYRQKWVMIALELFGSSLLGEIWYAEADAPTGPWKTARKVVTHDNYSFYNPKQHPMLAKDGGRIIYFEGTYTHTFSGNPDQTPRYDYNQIMYRLDLADPRLRITP from the coding sequence ATGCTCTCGATCCTCGAGCTGACACTCGCCCTCGCACTCACAGCCGCTCCGCAGCCGGAGTACTTCACCATCCGCGTCGTCGATGCCGACACCGGCCGCGGCGTTCCGCTCGTCGAGCTGACCACCGTCAATAACATCCGCCTGGTCACCGACAGCAACGGCATCGCCGCCTTTCACGAACCCGGACTGATGAACCGCCAGATCTGGTTCAACATCCGCAGCCACGGCTATGAATTCCCCGCAGACGGACTCGGATATCGCGGCCGCCGCCTCACGACGGTCCCCGGCGACGACGCCACGCTCGAGATCAACCGCCTCAACATCGCCGAGCGGCTTTACCGCGTCACCGGCGCCGGCATCTATCGCGACTCCATCCTCGTCGGCCGGGAAACACCGCTCCGCCAGCCGCTCCTCAACGCACAGGTTTTCGGCTCCGATAGCGTCGTCAACGCCGTTTACCGGGGGAAAATCTACTGGTTCTGGGGAGACACGAATCGTCCCTCCTACCCGCTCGGCAACTTCCACGTCCCCGGAGCCACGTCTCTGCTACCCGCCGATGGCGGACTCGATCCCGAACGCGGCATCAATCTCGACTACTTCACCGACGAGGACGGCTTCGCCAGCGAAACCTGCCACATGCCCGGCGATGGCCCTACCTGGATCGACGGCCTCACTGTCGTTCGCGATGAAGCCGGCGACGAACGCATGTTCGCCCGCTACGGCAAGGTCCGTCCGCCACTGACGATCTACGAACGCGGACTGGTTCAGTTCGACGACGACCAGCAGAAGTTTGAGAAGGTCCAGACGTTCCCCGACGACGCATTCCTGATGCCCGACTGGCATCCGGTCCACCATGAGATGGAGGGCACCGACTACGTCCTTTACGGCCGCCAGATTCCCCTCGTCCGCGTTCGCGCAACCGCCGAGGCCGTGCAGGATCTTTCGCAGTACGAGGCATACACCTGCTTCACGCAGGGGAGCCGTCCGGACAGCTACACTCTTGATCGGGACCAAGCCGGAGCACTTCGCTTCGCCTGGCGGAAGAACACGCTCGCCCCAACACCGGATCTCGAAAAGGAACTGCTCGAGCAGGGCAAACTCAGCGAAGAGGAAACACTCTTCCGCCTCACCGATGTGGAAACCGGCAAACCAGTCCGCATTCACAGCAGTTCCGTCGCGCGGAACGATTACCGGCAGAAGTGGGTGATGATCGCCCTCGAGCTCTTCGGCTCATCACTGCTCGGAGAGATCTGGTATGCCGAAGCAGACGCACCGACCGGGCCATGGAAGACGGCACGCAAGGTCGTCACCCACGATAACTACAGCTTCTACAACCCCAAACAGCACCCGATGCTGGCGAAAGACGGCGGCCGCATCATCTACTTCGAAGGCACCTACACGCACACCTTCTCCGGCAATCCGGATCAGACACCCCGCTACGACTACAACCAGATCATGTACCGCCTCGACCTCGCCGACCCTCGCCTGCGCATCACCCCCTGA